The genomic DNA GCATCGTGTCCCGCTCCACTCGGCATCGACAGGGTCGACAGGCCGAGATCGTGAGCGGCCTTCCGGACGAGCTCTCGGAGTCTCTCGTCGGTGGGCGCCGCCCGACTGACGTAGTAACGCTCGAAGGAGATCGAGGTCCGGTTTCGTGAAGCGACGCCGCGTGCCTCCCGTTCGATCCGCGCGAAGAACCGCTCGATGTGGTCCATCGCCAGATCGCGGATCTCGAGCGATAACTCCACTCGTCCCGGAATCACGTTCGGGGCTCCGGGGTGGGCTTCGATCCGTCCCACGGTTGCGACCTGTCGACCCGGAGTCGACGTCACGACCTGGTTCACCAGGTCGATGAATCGGCCTGCGGTCAGAAGGGCATCTCGCCGCTGATCCATGGGCGTCGTGCCGGCGTGGTTGGCGAAGCCCTCGATGACGACGACCCACCGTTCGATACCGACGATACCCTCGACGACGCCCACGTCGATGCCGCGCTCCTCGAGGACGCCTCCTTGCTCGATGTGGAGCTCGAAAAATGCCGCGATGTCACCGGGGCGCCTTCGGGCCTCGTCGAGGCGTTCCGGATCGCCACCGATGAAGGCAATCCCCTCACCGACCGTCTTGTCGGTATGGGACGGGAGCGCGAGATCTTTCTCGGTCACCTCTCCCACCATCGCCCGGCTTCCCGTCTTGCCGTTCTCTTCGTTTTGGAAGATGACGACCTCGAGCGGATGTCTCGTTCGAACGCCGGCCTCCTCGAGCGTATGCGCGACCTCGATGGCGCCCATCGAGCCGACCTGACCGTCGTAGTTGCCGCCTTCGGGGACGGAATCGATGTGCGAGCCGAGCAGGATCGGAGGCAGGTCGGGCTCGGTTCCGGCGCGGCGGCCGAGGAGGTTTCCCGCCGTGTCCGTCCGAACGTCGAGCCCGGCCTCCCGCATCCATTTCATCGCGAA from Vicinamibacteria bacterium includes the following:
- a CDS encoding Zn-dependent hydrolase, producing the protein MRRRDFLLGIGALALSPRSHAAAPRVNGARLNRRLSDLSRFGRTAEGGISRVAYSDADLNGRDFAMKWMREAGLDVRTDTAGNLLGRRAGTEPDLPPILLGSHIDSVPEGGNYDGQVGSMGAIEVAHTLEEAGVRTRHPLEVVIFQNEENGKTGSRAMVGEVTEKDLALPSHTDKTVGEGIAFIGGDPERLDEARRRPGDIAAFFELHIEQGGVLEERGIDVGVVEGIVGIERWVVVIEGFANHAGTTPMDQRRDALLTAGRFIDLVNQVVTSTPGRQVATVGRIEAHPGAPNVIPGRVELSLEIRDLAMDHIERFFARIEREARGVASRNRTSISFERYYVSRAAPTDERLRELVRKAAHDLGLSTLSMPSGAGHDAQSIALVAPVGMIFIPSTGGISHSPKEYSRPEDIEAGANVLLGAVLGADILALA